A single Pseudomonas putida DNA region contains:
- a CDS encoding SDR family oxidoreductase: MTSTVFITGATSGFGEATARRFAEAGWKLVLTGRRKDRLDALCAELSAKTEVHGLVLDVRDRKAMEQAIANLPAGFEKIRGLVNNAGLALGVDAAQNCSLDDWETMVDTNIKGLMYTTRLLLPRLIAHGRGASILNVGSVAGNYPYPGSNVYGGTKAFVGQFSLSLRCDLRGTGVRVSNIEPGLCESEFSLVRFGGDQAKYDATYAGAEPIQPQDIAETIFWILNQPAHININSLELMPVSQDWAGFSIDRSAKG, encoded by the coding sequence ATGACGTCCACCGTATTCATCACTGGCGCGACTTCCGGTTTTGGCGAGGCCACTGCCCGGCGCTTCGCCGAAGCTGGCTGGAAACTGGTGCTCACCGGTCGTCGCAAGGACCGCCTGGATGCCCTGTGCGCCGAACTGTCGGCCAAGACCGAAGTACACGGCCTGGTACTCGACGTGCGTGACCGCAAGGCCATGGAGCAGGCCATCGCCAACCTGCCGGCAGGCTTCGAAAAAATTCGTGGCCTGGTCAACAATGCCGGCTTGGCGCTGGGTGTGGATGCGGCGCAGAACTGCAGCCTGGACGACTGGGAAACCATGGTCGACACCAACATCAAGGGGCTGATGTACACCACTCGCTTGCTGCTGCCGCGCCTGATCGCCCACGGCCGTGGCGCCTCGATCCTCAACGTTGGTTCGGTGGCGGGCAATTATCCGTACCCGGGTAGCAACGTGTATGGCGGGACCAAGGCGTTTGTCGGCCAGTTCTCGCTGAGCTTGCGCTGCGACCTGCGCGGCACCGGGGTGCGGGTGAGCAACATCGAGCCGGGGCTGTGCGAGAGCGAGTTCTCGCTGGTGCGCTTCGGCGGTGACCAGGCCAAGTACGATGCCACCTACGCTGGCGCCGAGCCGATCCAGCCGCAAGACATCGCCGAGACCATCTTCTGGATCCTCAATCAGCCGGCCCACATCAACATCAACAGCCTTGAGTTGATGCCAGTGAGCCAGGACTGGGCAGGGTTCTCGATCGACCGTTCGGCCAAGGGCTGA
- a CDS encoding ABC transporter ATP-binding protein, whose product MSAPILELKDLDVFYGPIQALKKVSMHINEGETVSLIGANGAGKSTLLMSIFGQPRAASGHIVYRGTDITRKSSHYIASNGIAQSPEGRRVFPDMTVEENLMMGTIPIGDKYAAEDMQRMFELFPRLKERRNQRAMTMSGGEQQMLAIARALMSRPKLLLLDEPSLGLAPIVVKQIFATLRELAKTGMTIFLVEQNANHALKLSDRAYVMVNGQIRMSGTGQELLVNEEVRNAYLGGH is encoded by the coding sequence ATGAGTGCACCCATTCTCGAACTGAAGGACCTGGATGTGTTCTACGGGCCGATCCAGGCGCTGAAAAAGGTTTCGATGCACATCAACGAGGGTGAGACGGTGAGCCTGATCGGTGCCAACGGCGCCGGCAAGTCGACCCTGCTGATGTCGATCTTCGGCCAGCCGCGGGCGGCGTCGGGGCATATCGTCTACCGTGGCACCGACATCACCCGCAAATCGTCGCACTACATCGCCTCCAACGGCATCGCCCAGTCGCCGGAAGGGCGCCGGGTGTTCCCCGACATGACCGTCGAGGAGAACCTGATGATGGGGACTATCCCCATCGGCGACAAATACGCCGCTGAAGACATGCAGCGCATGTTCGAACTGTTCCCGCGTTTGAAGGAGCGCCGCAACCAGCGGGCCATGACCATGTCCGGTGGCGAGCAGCAGATGCTGGCCATTGCCCGTGCGCTGATGAGCCGGCCGAAGTTGTTGCTGCTGGACGAGCCATCGCTGGGGCTGGCGCCGATCGTGGTCAAGCAGATCTTTGCGACCCTGCGTGAACTGGCCAAGACCGGCATGACCATCTTCCTGGTGGAGCAAAATGCCAACCATGCACTGAAGTTGTCGGACCGGGCGTATGTGATGGTCAACGGGCAGATCCGCATGAGCGGGACGGGGCAGGAGTTGTTGGTCAACGAAGAGGTGAGGAACGCGTACTTGGGCGGGCACTGA
- a CDS encoding ATP-binding cassette domain-containing protein: protein MSDEIILSVDNLMMQFGGIKALSDVSLKVKRNQIFALIGPNGAGKTTVFNCLTGFYKASGGRIELNVRGSHTNVIQLLGERFQATDFVSPARFANRLYYKMFGGTHLVNRAGLARTFQNIRLFKEMSVVENLLVAQHMWVNRNLLAGVLNTKAYRKAESDALDHAFYWLEVVDLVDCANRLAGELSYGQQRRLEIARAMCTRPKIICLDEPAAGLNPQETEALSGMIRVLRDEHDITVVLIEHDMGMVMSISDHIVVLDHGNVIAEGAPQEIRHNPTVIAAYLGADEEELV from the coding sequence ATGAGCGACGAAATCATTCTCTCGGTCGACAACCTGATGATGCAGTTCGGCGGCATCAAGGCGCTCAGCGACGTCAGCCTGAAGGTCAAACGCAACCAGATCTTCGCCCTGATCGGTCCCAACGGTGCCGGCAAGACCACCGTGTTCAACTGCCTGACCGGCTTCTACAAGGCCAGCGGCGGGCGCATCGAGCTGAACGTGCGCGGCAGCCACACCAATGTCATCCAGCTGCTCGGCGAGCGCTTCCAGGCGACGGATTTCGTGTCCCCGGCGCGCTTTGCCAACCGCCTGTACTACAAGATGTTCGGCGGCACCCACCTGGTCAACCGCGCAGGCCTGGCGCGAACCTTCCAGAACATTCGCCTGTTCAAGGAAATGTCGGTGGTGGAAAACCTGCTGGTGGCTCAGCACATGTGGGTCAACCGCAACCTGCTGGCCGGGGTGCTCAACACCAAGGCCTACCGCAAGGCCGAGAGCGATGCCCTGGACCACGCGTTCTACTGGCTGGAGGTGGTCGACCTGGTCGACTGCGCCAACCGCCTGGCCGGTGAGCTGTCGTATGGCCAGCAGCGCCGCCTGGAAATCGCCCGGGCCATGTGCACCCGGCCGAAGATCATCTGCCTGGACGAACCGGCTGCCGGCCTCAACCCGCAGGAAACCGAAGCCCTGAGCGGCATGATCCGCGTGCTGCGCGACGAGCACGACATCACCGTGGTGCTGATCGAACACGACATGGGCATGGTCATGAGCATTTCCGACCACATTGTCGTGCTTGACCACGGCAACGTGATCGCCGAAGGCGCGCCGCAGGAAATCCGCCACAACCCGACGGTGATCGCCGCCTACCTGGGTGCCGACGAAGAGGAACTGGTATGA
- the livM gene encoding high-affinity branched-chain amino acid ABC transporter permease LivM has translation MSIAKIASASETKGFDIKRSLLETIVAGLLALIVFGPIVGVVLDGYTFNAEPRRVAWLVGGVMLGRFLLSLYVQTGPGRRMLEGFDSGGSGVHVNAPNYKSRLRYIIPALIVIAIVFPVFANKYLLTVVILGLIYVLLGLGLNIVVGLAGLLDLGYVAFYAIGAYGLALGYQYLGLGFWSVLPLAAIAAALAGCILGFPVLRMHGDYLAIVTLGFGEIIRLVLNNWLSFTGGPNGMPAPSPTFFGLEFGRRAKDGGVPIHEFLGIDYNANLKFVFIYAVLFMVVLAVLYIKHRLTRMPVGRAWEALREDEIACRSMGLNHVLVKLSAFTLGASTAGLAGVFFATYQGFVNPSSFTFFESALILAIVVLGGMGSTVGVVIAAFVLTVAPELLRSFSEYRVLLFGVLMVLMMIWRPRGLIRISRTGVTPRKGVAP, from the coding sequence ATGTCGATTGCCAAAATTGCCTCTGCCTCTGAAACCAAAGGTTTCGATATCAAACGCAGCCTGCTCGAGACCATCGTCGCCGGCCTGCTGGCGCTCATCGTCTTTGGCCCGATCGTCGGCGTGGTGCTCGACGGCTACACCTTCAACGCCGAACCGCGCCGGGTGGCGTGGCTGGTCGGCGGGGTGATGCTCGGGCGCTTCCTGCTCAGCCTGTACGTGCAGACCGGCCCCGGGCGGCGCATGCTCGAAGGCTTCGACAGCGGCGGTTCGGGGGTGCACGTCAATGCCCCGAACTACAAGTCGCGGCTGCGCTACATCATTCCGGCGCTGATCGTGATCGCCATCGTGTTCCCGGTGTTCGCCAACAAGTACCTGCTGACCGTGGTCATCCTCGGCTTGATTTACGTGCTGCTGGGCCTGGGCCTGAACATCGTGGTCGGCCTGGCCGGGCTGCTCGACCTGGGTTACGTGGCGTTCTACGCCATCGGTGCCTACGGCCTGGCACTGGGTTACCAGTACCTCGGCCTGGGCTTCTGGAGCGTGCTGCCGCTGGCGGCCATTGCCGCCGCGCTGGCGGGGTGCATACTCGGCTTCCCGGTGTTGCGGATGCACGGTGACTACCTGGCGATCGTGACCCTGGGCTTCGGCGAAATCATCCGCCTGGTGCTGAACAACTGGCTGTCCTTCACCGGCGGCCCGAACGGCATGCCGGCGCCGTCGCCGACCTTCTTTGGCCTGGAGTTCGGCCGCAGGGCCAAGGACGGCGGGGTGCCGATCCACGAGTTCCTCGGCATCGACTACAACGCCAACCTCAAGTTCGTGTTCATCTACGCCGTGCTGTTCATGGTCGTGCTGGCGGTGCTGTACATCAAGCACCGGCTCACCCGCATGCCTGTAGGCCGGGCCTGGGAAGCACTGCGCGAAGACGAGATCGCCTGCCGCTCGATGGGCCTGAACCACGTGCTGGTCAAACTCTCGGCCTTCACCCTGGGTGCTTCCACCGCGGGCCTGGCAGGGGTGTTCTTCGCCACCTACCAGGGCTTCGTCAACCCGTCGTCGTTCACCTTCTTCGAGTCTGCGCTGATCCTCGCCATCGTCGTGCTCGGCGGCATGGGCTCGACCGTCGGCGTGGTGATCGCGGCGTTCGTGCTGACCGTGGCGCCGGAGCTGCTGCGCAGCTTCTCGGAGTACCGCGTGCTGCTGTTCGGCGTGCTGATGGTGCTGATGATGATCTGGCGACCGCGTGGGCTGATCCGCATCAGCCGTACCGGTGTGACCCCGCGTAAAGGAGTGGCGCCATGA
- a CDS encoding ABC transporter permease subunit, giving the protein MDGIFLQQLVNGLTLGSVYGLIAIGYTMVYGIIGMINFAHGEVYMISAYLAAISLALLAYFGIESFPLLMLGTLLFTIVVTGVYGFTIERIAYKPLRNSTRLAPLISAIGISLILQNYAQISQGARQQGVPTLLEGAMRIEVGTGFVQLTYTKIFILVAAFVGMGLLTYVIKYTKLGRMCRATQQDRKMASILGINTDRVISYVFVIGAVMAALAGVLITLNYGTFDFYAGFIIGIKAFTAAVLGGIGSLPGAMLGGIILGISESLFSGLINSDYKDVFSFSLLVMILIFRPQGLLGRPLVAKV; this is encoded by the coding sequence ATGGATGGTATTTTCCTGCAGCAACTGGTCAACGGCCTGACCCTCGGGTCGGTCTATGGCCTGATCGCCATCGGCTACACAATGGTCTATGGCATCATCGGCATGATCAACTTCGCGCACGGCGAGGTGTACATGATCTCCGCTTACCTCGCGGCGATCAGCCTGGCATTGCTGGCTTACTTCGGTATCGAGTCGTTCCCCCTGCTGATGCTGGGCACGCTGTTGTTCACCATCGTCGTCACGGGTGTGTATGGCTTCACCATCGAGCGCATCGCCTACAAACCCCTGCGTAACTCCACCCGCCTGGCACCGCTGATCAGTGCCATCGGCATTTCGCTGATCTTGCAGAACTACGCACAGATCAGCCAGGGCGCCCGCCAGCAAGGCGTGCCAACCCTGCTCGAAGGCGCCATGCGCATCGAAGTCGGCACCGGCTTCGTGCAACTGACCTACACCAAGATCTTCATCCTGGTGGCGGCGTTCGTCGGCATGGGCCTGCTCACCTACGTGATCAAGTACACCAAGCTCGGCCGCATGTGCCGCGCCACTCAGCAAGACCGCAAGATGGCCTCGATCCTCGGGATCAACACCGACCGGGTGATTTCCTACGTGTTCGTCATCGGTGCGGTGATGGCCGCCCTGGCCGGCGTGCTGATCACCCTGAACTACGGCACTTTCGACTTCTACGCCGGCTTCATCATCGGTATCAAGGCGTTCACTGCCGCGGTACTGGGCGGCATCGGCTCGCTGCCCGGGGCCATGCTCGGCGGGATCATCCTGGGTATTTCCGAGTCGCTGTTCTCTGGCCTGATCAACTCCGACTACAAGGACGTGTTCAGCTTCTCGCTGCTGGTGATGATCCTTATCTTCCGCCCACAAGGCCTGCTGGGTCGCCCGCTCGTGGCTAAGGTGTGA
- a CDS encoding ABC transporter substrate-binding protein: MSQTFYKKGFLALAVATALGVSSYVQADVKIGVAGPMTGANAAFGEQYMKGAQAAADKINAAGGVNGEKIVLVKGDDACEPKQAVAVANRLVDQDKVIGVVGHFCSSNTIPASEVYDEAGVIAITPGSTNPQVTERGLSAMFRMCGRDDQQGIVAGNYIVDVLKGKKVAVLHDKDTYGQGLADATKAQLEKRGVKPVLYEGLTRGEKDFSAVVTKIRAAGADVVYFGGLHPEAGPLVRQLREQGLKDVKFMSDDGIVTDELVSTAGGAQYVDGVYMTFGADPRLLPESKAVVEEFRKAGTEPEGYTLYAYASVQALAAGFNGAKSNKGEDAAKWLKANPVETVMGKKEWDSKGDLKVSDYVVYQWDKDGKYHQLEKQK; this comes from the coding sequence ATGTCGCAGACGTTTTACAAGAAAGGTTTCCTGGCTCTGGCCGTAGCTACGGCACTGGGTGTTTCTTCGTATGTTCAGGCCGACGTCAAGATCGGCGTCGCGGGCCCCATGACCGGGGCTAACGCAGCGTTTGGCGAGCAGTACATGAAAGGTGCGCAGGCAGCGGCCGACAAGATCAACGCCGCCGGTGGCGTGAATGGCGAGAAGATCGTCCTGGTGAAAGGCGACGATGCCTGCGAGCCGAAACAGGCCGTGGCCGTGGCCAACCGCCTGGTAGACCAGGACAAGGTGATCGGCGTGGTCGGTCACTTCTGCTCCTCCAACACCATCCCCGCTTCCGAGGTCTATGACGAAGCCGGTGTGATCGCCATTACCCCGGGCTCTACCAACCCGCAGGTCACCGAGCGTGGCCTTTCCGCCATGTTCCGCATGTGCGGCCGTGACGACCAGCAAGGCATCGTTGCCGGCAACTACATCGTCGACGTGCTCAAGGGCAAGAAGGTCGCGGTGCTGCACGACAAGGACACCTACGGCCAAGGCCTGGCCGATGCCACCAAGGCGCAGCTGGAGAAGCGTGGCGTCAAGCCGGTGCTGTACGAAGGCCTGACCCGTGGCGAGAAGGACTTCAGCGCCGTGGTTACCAAGATCCGTGCCGCTGGAGCTGACGTGGTCTACTTCGGTGGCTTGCACCCAGAAGCCGGCCCGCTGGTGCGCCAGCTTCGCGAGCAGGGCCTGAAGGACGTCAAGTTCATGTCCGATGACGGCATCGTCACCGACGAACTGGTGTCCACCGCCGGCGGCGCGCAGTACGTCGATGGCGTGTACATGACCTTCGGCGCCGACCCGCGCCTGCTGCCGGAAAGCAAGGCAGTGGTCGAGGAGTTCCGCAAGGCTGGTACCGAGCCGGAAGGCTACACCCTGTATGCCTACGCCTCGGTTCAGGCCCTGGCCGCCGGCTTCAACGGCGCCAAGTCGAACAAGGGCGAAGACGCCGCCAAGTGGCTCAAGGCCAACCCGGTCGAAACCGTCATGGGCAAGAAGGAGTGGGACAGCAAGGGCGACCTGAAAGTCTCCGACTACGTGGTCTACCAGTGGGACAAGGACGGCAAGTACCACCAGCTGGAAAAACAAAAATAA
- the pncB gene encoding nicotinate phosphoribosyltransferase, translating into MSESAFAERIVHNLLDTDFYKLTMMQGVLHNYPDADVEWEFRCRNGEDLRPFLGEIRHQLDLLGDLTLDDGQPAFLERISFLKPDFLRFLRLFRFNLRYVRIGIENDQLFLRLKGPWLHVILFEVPLLAIISEVRNRHLHPRMRLAEARDQLYRKFDWLRAHASDDELADLQVADFGTRRRFSSRVQEEVVRVLRDDFPGRFVGTSNVDLAWKLDIKPLGTMAHEWIMAHQQLGPRLIDSQIAALDCWVREYRGLLGIALTDCITMDAFLNDFDLYFAKLFDGLRHDSGEPVAWAEKAIAHYQKLGIDPMTKTLVFSDGLNLTRSLEIFRALRGRINVSFGIGTNLTCDIPGVAPMNIVLKMTDCNGSPVAKISDEAAKTQCRDENFVAYMRHVFKVPSKE; encoded by the coding sequence ATGAGCGAGAGCGCATTCGCCGAGCGCATCGTGCACAACCTGCTCGACACCGACTTCTACAAGCTCACCATGATGCAGGGCGTGCTACACAACTACCCAGACGCCGACGTCGAGTGGGAATTCCGCTGCCGCAACGGCGAGGACCTGCGCCCCTTTCTTGGCGAGATCCGCCATCAGCTCGACCTGCTTGGCGACCTGACCCTGGATGATGGCCAACCGGCCTTCCTCGAACGCATCAGCTTCCTCAAGCCCGACTTCCTGCGCTTTCTGCGCCTGTTCCGCTTCAACCTGCGCTATGTGCGCATCGGCATCGAGAACGACCAGCTGTTCCTGCGCCTGAAAGGCCCATGGCTGCACGTGATCCTCTTCGAAGTGCCGCTACTGGCGATCATCAGCGAAGTGCGCAACCGCCACCTGCACCCACGCATGCGCCTGGCCGAGGCCCGCGATCAGCTGTATCGCAAGTTCGACTGGCTGCGCGCCCACGCCAGCGATGACGAACTGGCCGACCTGCAGGTGGCCGATTTCGGCACCCGCCGGCGCTTTTCCAGCCGCGTGCAGGAGGAAGTGGTGCGGGTGCTGCGCGACGACTTCCCAGGCCGCTTCGTCGGCACCAGCAACGTCGACCTGGCATGGAAACTGGATATCAAGCCGCTGGGTACCATGGCCCACGAGTGGATCATGGCCCATCAACAGCTCGGCCCGCGCCTGATCGACAGCCAGATCGCCGCACTGGACTGCTGGGTCCGCGAGTATCGCGGCCTGCTCGGCATCGCCCTGACTGACTGCATCACCATGGATGCCTTCCTCAACGATTTCGACTTGTACTTCGCCAAGCTGTTCGACGGCCTGCGCCATGACTCGGGTGAGCCGGTGGCCTGGGCGGAAAAGGCCATTGCCCATTACCAGAAGCTGGGTATCGACCCGATGACCAAGACCCTGGTGTTCTCAGATGGCCTGAACCTGACCCGCTCGCTGGAAATCTTCCGTGCCCTGCGCGGGCGCATCAACGTCAGTTTCGGCATCGGCACCAACCTCACCTGCGATATCCCGGGTGTGGCGCCGATGAACATCGTGCTTAAAATGACCGACTGCAACGGCTCGCCGGTGGCAAAGATCTCGGACGAAGCCGCCAAGACCCAGTGCCGCGACGAGAACTTCGTCGCCTACATGCGTCACGTATTCAAAGTCCCCAGCAAGGAGTAA
- the nadE gene encoding ammonia-dependent NAD(+) synthetase: protein MQAVQQEIAQALKVQPPFADAAALQAEVARRVAFIKDCLANARLKTLVLGISGGVDSLTAALLAQRAVSELRAETGDKAYTFIAVRLPYQVQHDEHDAQACLEVIKADEVHTVDIAPAVRALAAEVVELKNGSPTLVDFVVGNVKARTRMVAQYTIAGARAGLVIGTDHAAEAVMGFFTKFGDGACDLAPLSGLVKNQVRAIARSFGAPESLVEKVPTADLEDLEPGKPDEASHGVTYQQIDAFLHGLPVDQEAFDIIVATYRKTQHKRELPFAP from the coding sequence ATGCAAGCGGTTCAGCAAGAGATTGCCCAGGCGCTGAAGGTACAGCCGCCGTTCGCCGACGCCGCTGCGCTCCAGGCCGAAGTCGCCCGGCGCGTGGCGTTCATCAAGGACTGCCTGGCCAATGCCCGGCTCAAGACCCTGGTGCTGGGCATCAGCGGCGGCGTCGACTCGCTGACCGCCGCCCTGCTCGCCCAGCGCGCCGTCAGCGAGCTGCGCGCCGAAACTGGCGACAAGGCCTACACCTTCATCGCCGTACGCCTGCCGTATCAGGTGCAACATGACGAGCACGATGCCCAGGCCTGCCTGGAGGTGATCAAGGCCGATGAAGTGCACACGGTGGATATCGCCCCGGCAGTGCGGGCATTGGCGGCTGAAGTGGTGGAACTGAAGAATGGCTCGCCGACCCTGGTGGACTTCGTCGTCGGCAACGTCAAGGCGCGCACGCGCATGGTTGCCCAGTACACCATCGCCGGTGCCCGTGCGGGCCTGGTGATCGGGACCGACCACGCTGCCGAGGCGGTGATGGGCTTCTTTACCAAGTTTGGCGATGGTGCCTGCGACCTGGCGCCGCTAAGCGGGCTGGTGAAGAACCAGGTGCGGGCGATTGCGCGCAGCTTTGGTGCGCCGGAGTCGCTGGTGGAGAAGGTGCCGACTGCAGACCTTGAAGACCTGGAGCCGGGCAAGCCGGACGAGGCCTCCCATGGCGTGACCTACCAGCAGATCGATGCCTTCCTGCATGGGCTGCCGGTGGATCAGGAGGCGTTCGACATCATCGTCGCCACCTACCGCAAGACCCAGCACAAGCGCGAACTGCCGTTCGCTCCGTGA
- the azu gene encoding azurin, whose amino-acid sequence MFAKAVAVSLLTLASASVFAAECSVTVDSTDQMSFNTKDIVVDKSCKEFTVNLTHSGNLPKNVMGHNVVISKEADMQPIATDGLAAGIEKNYLKDGDERIIAHTKIIGAGETDKLTFDVSKLAADQKYGFFCSFPGHISMMKGTVTLK is encoded by the coding sequence ATGTTTGCGAAAGCTGTAGCGGTATCCCTGCTGACCCTCGCCAGCGCCTCTGTCTTCGCCGCCGAGTGCTCGGTGACTGTCGACTCCACCGACCAGATGTCCTTCAACACCAAGGACATCGTCGTCGACAAGAGCTGCAAGGAATTCACCGTCAACCTGACTCACTCCGGCAACCTGCCGAAGAACGTCATGGGGCACAACGTGGTCATCAGCAAGGAAGCTGACATGCAGCCGATCGCTACCGACGGTCTGGCCGCAGGGATTGAGAAGAACTACCTGAAGGACGGTGATGAGCGCATCATCGCTCATACCAAGATCATTGGCGCTGGCGAGACAGACAAGCTGACTTTCGATGTGTCCAAGCTGGCGGCTGATCAGAAGTACGGCTTCTTCTGCTCGTTCCCTGGCCACATCTCGATGATGAAAGGCACTGTCACGCTCAAGTAA
- a CDS encoding TIGR00730 family Rossman fold protein translates to MSVRSVCVFCGASIGANPAYREAAVALGQAIARRGLTLVYGGGAVGLMGTVADAAMAAGGEVIGIIPESLMNAEIGHKGLSRLEVVDGMHARKARMAELSDAFIALPGGLGTLEELFEVWTWGQLGYHAKPLGLLDVNGFYEKLGGFLDHIVEEGFVRPQHRAMLLLAQQADELLDGMERFESPVLPKWVDQKPD, encoded by the coding sequence ATGTCTGTACGTTCCGTTTGTGTGTTCTGTGGTGCCAGCATCGGCGCCAACCCCGCCTACCGTGAAGCGGCCGTTGCGCTTGGCCAAGCCATTGCCCGCCGCGGCCTGACCCTGGTCTACGGCGGTGGCGCAGTCGGCCTGATGGGCACTGTCGCCGATGCGGCCATGGCTGCTGGCGGCGAAGTGATCGGGATCATTCCCGAGAGTCTGATGAATGCTGAAATCGGCCACAAAGGCCTGAGCCGACTGGAAGTGGTCGACGGCATGCATGCGCGCAAGGCGCGCATGGCCGAGCTGAGCGACGCGTTCATCGCCCTGCCGGGCGGCCTGGGTACGCTGGAAGAGTTGTTCGAGGTATGGACCTGGGGGCAACTGGGCTATCACGCCAAGCCGCTGGGGCTGCTCGATGTGAATGGCTTCTACGAGAAACTCGGCGGGTTCCTCGACCATATCGTCGAAGAAGGCTTCGTGCGGCCACAGCATCGGGCCATGTTGCTGCTGGCGCAGCAGGCGGATGAGTTGCTGGACGGAATGGAGCGCTTCGAGTCGCCGGTGCTGCCGAAGTGGGTCGACCAGAAGCCTGATTGA